The genomic window CATAAGTTTAGAAGTAGTGTAACTCAAATTGTTCTCATAGATCTCTGCAGGTTTTTTTGTAACGGTCCACGATCCTCTAACCTTCCACATACTCAGCCATTCCGGCAGATCGCCCATCAACTCAGATACTACAACGCTCCCCGCTACCGATGGATAGAAGTAAGAACGGACATTAGATGCCTGAGTGGAACTCCAGTCGTTCCTGCCGGTTACATCCAGATACACCGCGTTATTCCATGAAAGGGTCATCTTCCCGTAAGCACTGTTGATCTGTTGCGCCCAGGTTCCATAATTATTAACAATCGCATCTACGCCTGCAGTAGTTGAGGCCACAGCGTTTGCTAACGAATACCATCCTGGCACTGAAAGACCGTTTCTAGTACGCGCTCCAAACTCACGATTTTTAAAATAAAAAATACTTCCCCCTGCTAATGCATCAATATTCCACTTTCCGGCAAAACTCTTATTATAATTCACAATAAGGTCACTATTTATACTATTTCCCCAAAGCTGGTCAAAACCGAAGAGTCCTTTTCCGTTAAATGCAAAGTTGAAGTTTGATCCAAGCGATCCCCCGTTGGTTGAAAAGATGCCGGCCGGATTCCTGATACTTTCCTCATTCTTGTAATAATCATATCCATTTCTGAACATAATCTTCAGGTCTTTGCTTACGGCATAGTTCATGATCAGACTGGCGTTTAGCTTGTTCTGCTCCACTCCTTTTAACTTCTCATAAGCAATTAGGTACGGATTGTCGTACCAGGCATTGTACATCCAGTTTTGCTTAACATTAGGAGTCACCCAATAGTCGCGATACTGACGGATATCGTAGTCCGGGCCTGTCCACATCATAATCTGGTAAATGTACCCCTGGGTTCCATAACCACCTCCCCATACCTGTGGTGCCTGATTGCGGCTATATCCCATATGCCCTTCCAGAGTTAACTTTTCGGCCATCTTGATCTCGCCGCTCATGGTGTAGTTGTAGATATTCAGCTTCTGATTTGGAAATTGGCCTTTGTTGTGGATCTGGTTTAATCCCACCCTGAAAAAGCCCTTTTCGCCACCTTGCGTAAGGCTAATATTATTATTGGTAATAAAACCTGTTTGCATGAAATTCCTAAGGTTGTTCTTCCCGCTTGATACTAAAGGCATCATCTCTTCCTGCTTAGTAACAGGATTCCACTGTTTTTCCTCGTTGCCTATGTCCAGCTTAGGCCCCCACACATAGTCGTTACCGATCTTGCCATTTAGACCATGTCCATAAGAAGTTTGTGTTTTGGGTATAGCGATATAGCCCAGGGTCATCATCGTATTGCTGTTGACGTCTATGCTTATCTTATCCGACTTGCCTTTTTTTGTAGTGATCATTACTGCACCCTTTGCACCACGAGAGCCATAAAGGGCAGCCGCAGTAGGGCCTTTTAACATGTTGATGCTTTCGATATCGTCGGCTGGGATATCCCTGAGAGTCATATTTTGATACGGAATTCCGTCAATTACCAGCATAGGGTCTTCGCCGCGCATCTGTAAGACCGGAGTAGCGTTAAATTCTGTCGAGTTTTTCACCACTAGTCCGGCAACCTGCCCGGTTAAAGAGGTTGCCATATCCACCCCTTTTACGGTTTGAAGCTTGTTCCCTTTGACAGTCTGGACTGCATACCCGAGTGCTTTCTCTTCCCTCTTTATACCCAGAGCAGTTACGACTACTTCAGTTAGCTGGTTGTTCTCGGAACTGAGAAATACGTCTACAGACGACCGGCCAACTAACTCCTCCTCTTGTTGATTAAAACCTACCGACCTGAAGATTAACACAGCGTTGGCATCTGACACCGTCAAACTAAAGGTTCCGTTTTCGCGTGTAGCGGTGGCATTCCGTGTCCCCTTTTCTGTAACGGTAACGGCAGCAACGGGTATCCCCTTTTCGTCTCTTACAGTCCCCGAAACCTTCAACTGGTTTTCTTTAATGGTTGCCCCCGTTCCGGCTTCGGCCTCCGTTGACGTCGTCTTTGGGGAAGCCTCCTTTATCCTGCTTTTCTCCACAATAGTATAGAGATGAGGCTTTACATATAAAAATACGAGCTCATTGGGATAAAGGACGCCTTTCAAAACATCTTCAAGCGACTTGCCCTGAAGCTTGTCAAGGTTGTAGCTGGTCACCTTGTCTTTGAGAAGTACCGGATCGTAAGCAAACTCTGCTTTGTAGATCCTTGTGATCTTTTTTAAGGCTTCGCTTACAGGAATGGATCTCTGTGCATACGCCTGGTTAAATGCTATCATCAAAAATAGCAGAAACATCCTAAAGTAATTTTGCTTCATAATCAAATTTTGGTTTAAAAAAGCTTTTTAGTTTTCCTTTCAGTAGGATGTGTCCGGTCCCCGACTTTTTACCCCAGCGATTTAAATATTTTTTTATCAGTGGCAAAAAAAACCTTCTTTACCGATCCGTCAAATACAATAGCATGTATGAGAGGTTTTGTGAAAGTCGCCAAATTTGGTATTGAATTCAAAAAAGCCTATTCTTATGCCGCGTAAGAGTAAGCATAATAACCGATGCGGGGACTCAATTATAAGCTGTTTTAATCACCAGATTCGATTTACACGATGGATAACCCTGTTCTCCTTAACAAGGTCATAGAAGGCGATATAGAAGCATATTCTCTTTTATACAAGGAGTACTATCGGAAGTTGTATAATTATGGGCGTAAGTTTAGTCATGATACCGCGCTTGTAGAGGACTGTATCCAGGAGATTTTCTTTGATCTATGGAGCCGGAGAGATAAGCTTAAAAGAATTGACTCGTTAAACAGCTATCTATACTCTGCCTTTCGCTATACGCTGATAAAAAGATTAAAAGAGCAGCAACGGCTGAGCCTTCGTGAGGAACACGAGGAGGATGCAACTTTTGAATTTTCTGTGGAAAACGTAATTATAGAACAGGAGCAAAATGCCGAAGATCATAAGAGCCTCAAAGAAGCCTGTAAATTCTTAACGCCGAGGCAGTATGAAGCTATCTTCCTTCGGTATTACGAGAAGCTTTCATATCAGGAAGTCGCCGATATTTTGAAAATATCAGTAAAAGCAACCTATAAGATTATGGCACGAAGTATATCAACCTTAAAGGACAACATTAAACTCTTGCTGTTTTTATGTTAAAAATTTATTAAGAGACGGGGTAAAAACAGCAAAAATGAACACGTATATATAGGATGGAAAAAAGAGATTTATATAGAAAATATTTACACTATGGAGAACCTGATTTCCTATCTGACGATTCCTTCCAGGACTGGGCTTTTAATCCCAATCCGGAGAACGAACTTTTCTGGACAGAAATGGAACAACTGTTTCCTGAAAAAAAAGATACTATACAAAAAGCGCTCTATACTTTAAGGTCGATCCGGTTTAAAGAACATATTCCTGATGAGCAGCAGGTGGATGCTGCATTTGCCAATCACATTGACTCGCTAAACAAAGCCGGACTGCTTGACTATTCCACCTCTGCAACTCAGCCACCTCGTCAGCTTTGGTACAATATCAGAAAAATAGCAGCTACTTTCATCGGACTTCTCCTGCTTTCGGGTCTTTACCTTCTCTTAAAAACCAGGGAACATGAGACGATTGTAAAAACAGATTTCGGAGAAACAAAGCAACTTGTTTTACCAGACGGCTCACAGGTGGAACTTAACGCCAATTCAAGTATCCGGTATGAGAAGGAGTGGAAGAAAGGAAGAAAACGCGAGATATGGCTTGAAGGAGAAGCATTGTTTAAAGTTGTGCATATCAATCAGGATTCGCTAAATGTAAGGCCGGAAGAATATTTTGTTGTCCGCACGGCGGGACTTAAGATAACTGTTCTTGGGACTGTTTTCGATGTAAGGCAGAGACGCGAAGTTACAGAGGTTGTGCTTCAGAAAGGTAAAGTGAAGGTTTCTTTTGACAGGAAGCATCTGGCTGATTTAATATTAACTCCCGGAAAGAGGATTGTGTATTCGAACCAGAATGTAAAGGAAGATCTGGTAGAAACACAAAACTATACCGCATGGAAAGAGAAAAAGCTTTTATTAATTAATCCTACTATAAAGGAGATCGCACAATACCTGGAAGATAATTTCGGGAAGAAGATAATTACCAGTGACAGCGCCTTAAACAATAAGATGATTGCAGGACCTATTCCCATTAGTTCACTGAATGATGCCTTATTCGTTATTTCAACAGTATCGAACGTAGACGTTATCAGGCGGGATAGTTCTACGATCTTGTTAAAGCGCCGATGAGTCATTTTATTTAAACCATACACTTATAAATAGATTACAAATTATGATGACCCGTACTTTTTTTACTAGCACAATCGTGCTCTTTTTGTCAGTGCTTTTACCATTTTCCAGCCCTGCGCAGAAAAAAACAACACTCAATATTGCCACCTTTAATATTCGCCTCAATACGGCTTCCGATAAGGAAAACGCCTGGCCTAACAGGAAAGACATGGTTAAAGAACTTATTCAATATCATGACTTCGACATTTTTGGGGTTCAGGAGGCTCTTGTCGTACAAATGAGCGATCTCTCTGAAATGTCGCAATATAGCCATGTAGGAGTCGGCCGTGACGACGGAAAAACCGGAGGTGAATTTTCCGCCATCTTTTATAAAAGTAAAAAGTATCAGGTAATTAAATCAGGAACCTTCTGGTTGTCACCAACTCCCGACAAGCCATCAAAAGGCTGGGATGCTGCATATATCCGCGTCTGCACCTGGGCCCAGTTTAGAGACAGGGCAAATGGAAAAGAGTTTTTCATGTTCAATACGCACTTCGACAACGAGGGAGTGCAGGCCAGGGAAAATGCAGCGAAGATGATTCTTGAGAAAATTAAAGCGATCTCTAATGCAAAATCTCCGGTTTTCATAACAGGCGACTTTAACTCCGATCCGTCAACAACTGCTTACGGAACTATTGTCGGTACTTTTTCAGATTCAAAATTGGTTTCATCTGCCAAACCCTACGGACCGGAAGAAACTTTTAACGGATTCAAATATCACACCTATACTACTGAAGTAACGGAAGGCCGTATTGACTTCATTTTTGTAAATAAAAATGTGCAGGTACTGAAATACGGCGTATTGACAGACAGTAAAGACCTTCGTTTCCCATCCGACCACTTCCCTATCGTTTGTAAGGTAAGTTTTTAAGACCTCCTGGTCGGGCTGCAACAATACCTGCAGCCTGACCAGTTTAAATCAATCCTTAATATTCGAGAATAGCCATGGAAGCAAATCCGGTTCAGCAAGGGCGGAATCCCAGCTATTGTGGTTAGCTTCAGGATAAACAGTAAACTTTACATCATTACCTTTTTTGTGAAGTTCTTCCACTATCCTTTCCGAAAATTGGGGATCCACGATATCATCTTTGGCACCGTGAAATATCCAGAGAGGAATCTTGCGATACTTCTTTACATTCTTCACATTGTCGCCGCCACAAATGGCAAAAGCAGCGGCAAATACCTCCGGCTTCCGGCGCAGTAGTTCAAAGGTGCCCATCCCGCCCATAGAGAGGCCTCCAACATAAATTTGCTGTTTATCGGCGTAGGGCTTTTCGAGCATTCTCTCTACCAACCCAAGTAAGGCATGCATTGCTTTCGTTGGCTCGCCTCCTTTTTGAAAATCGAAGGATCGCTTTCCAGTGCTGTCTGTGCTGATGTCAACATTTGCCCAATAACTATCTTTCGGGCATTGAGGAAAGATAATAATAGCAGGATAGTTCTTCCGGATGTCTTTCTTCAGAAATAAGCGGCCACCATGCGTCAACTGCGACTCGTTGTTATCGCCACTCTCCCCCCGTCCATGCAGGAAAAACAATACAGGATATTTTTTGCTGCTGTCAAAATCTTCTGGAAAAAGAATGCGGTATGGCAAGGTATCATTCTTCGATACAAAAGTACTGCGTTCATACTTTTTCAAATCCTGAGCTTCCAAAGATGCGGAAACCAGTATGATCAGGCTTAATAAAAAGAGTTTTAGTTTCATTTTTTAGTATCAAGTATCAAGATGTTAGTATCAAGATAATGGCTTAAACAAGAATTGCTTAGATACTGACAAATGTATCTTATTTAATATGAAGCAACAAGAATTAATGGATTAGCAGTTTCTGCTGCTTCCGGAATTGCGTAAGGCAGGTACAAAATAAAGGCCGCCTGACGCAATTGTTAGCTGAGTCAGGCGCCCTTTATTTCTCTTGTATATATAATATTTACTGCAGTTTAAAGTCAGCTTCTTTAACATCGCGGCTATTCGTGCCGATGAATACCTTGAAATCGCCGGGTTCTGCAACAAACTTCAAATCGTTGTTATAGAACTTGAGTTCCTCTTCCGTGATTTTGAAAGTAACCTCCTGCGACTCGCCCGCTTTCAGATTTATTTTTTTGAATCCCTTAAGCTCTTTCACCGGTCGTGTAATGCTTCCTACCATGTCGCGGATATAAAGCTGAACCACTTCCTTCCCTTCCTTCGAGCCGGTATTGGTTACCGTAACGCTTGCAGTTATTTCCTGTCCTGCTTTTAACGAAGTACTGCTAAGTTTTACATCGCTGTAATCAAACTTTGTATAACTTAAGCCGAACCCGAATGGATAAAGCGGATCGTTTGGAACATCTAAATAGTTAGACCGGAACTTGGTGAACCACTTTCCTTCAGCAAGAGGCCTTCCTGTGTTTTTATGATTGTAGAAGATTGGAACCTGACCCACGTCTATCGGGAAAGTCATCGTTAGCTTTCCTGAGGGATTTACATCTCCGAAAAGTACGTCTGCAATCGCGTCACCTGCTTCCGAACCGCCAAACCAAACGTTCAATATAGCAGGTACATTTTCACTTTCCCATTTTAACGTCAATGGTCTTCCTGTAAAAAGCACCAGTACTACCGGCTTCCCGGTTTTTAGCAGCTCAGCCAGCAATTCTGTCTGTACCTGCGGTATTCCGATATCTGTACGACTGGAGCTCTCGCCGCTCATCTCGGCCGACTCGCCTAATGCTGCTACAATAACGTCCGACTGGCGCGCAATTTCAAGAGCTTCTCTCCTGATTACATCAGCAGGGCGATTATCGCGACGCAGCGATTTACCAAACATAGTCGAGTTCGCTTCGAGTACTGAATCGGCAGTAAGGTTAGATCCCTTAGCATATAACACTTTAGCTTGTTTTCCCGCCGCATTTGTAAGACCTTTAAGCAACGAAACTGACTTACTGAAGTCTGCGGCAACGCTCCATGTTCCAGTCATATTCTCAGTTGCATCGGCGAGAGGCCCTACCAAAGCAATCGTACCATTCTTCTTCACTGGCAGAACGTTATTATCATTTTTAAGCAGGACAAAACTCTGTGCAGCCGTTGCTCTTGCCTCTTTGCGGAATGCAGGAGTGAAGATCTCTGTCTTGCTTCGCTTCACGTTGCAGTAACGATAAGGATCCTGAAATAACCCTAACTTATATTTGGCCTCGAGTATCCTGCGGCAAGCCATGTCTATTTCTTGCTGAGTGATTTTACCTTCCTGCAGCGATTGCTTCAAGGTTGTCAAAAATCCCTCTCCTACCATATCCATATCCACACCGGCTGCAAGAGCTAAAGCCGACACCGCTTTCAGATCACCTAATCCGTGATCGATCATCTCGTTAATGGCGGTATAATCGGTTACGACCATCCCGTTGAATCCCCATTGATTACGCAATACTTCCGTCATCAACCACTTATTTGCGCTGGCTGGAACACCCTCCACTTCGTTAAAAGAGGTCATTACACTTCCGGCACCTGCTTCAACGGCAGCTTTATAGGGTGGAAAATATTCATTGTACATCCTCAACCGGCTCATGTCTACCGTGTTATAGTCCCGACCCGCTTCAATAGCGCCATACAATGCAAAGTGCTTCACACATGATAAAATGGTATTGTTTTTTGAGAGGTCATCGCCCTGATATCCCTTCACCATTGCTTTCGCGATTTGCGATCCCAGGTATGGGTCTTCGCCGGATCCTTCGGAAGCACGTCCCCAACGCGCATCGCGTGAAATATCTGTCATTGGTGAGAATGTCCAGTTAATACCATCAGCACTCGCCTCAGTAGCGGCAATGCGGGCACTTCTTTCAATAAGCGGCATATCCCAGCTACATGATAATCCCAGGGGAATGGGAAAAACAGTTTGATAGCCGTGAATAACGTCCATCCCAAAGATCAGAGGAATTTTCAGGCGACTTTTTTCAACTGCAATTTTCTGAACATCCCTGATCTTCTCAACTGTTTTAATGTTAAATAAACCACCTACCTTTCCTTCTTTTATTTTCCCTGCAATATCTGAACTCGACGCTTGTCCGGTTGTAATATCGCCAGCGCCAGGGAGATTTAACTGGCCTAACTTCTCTTCCAGGGTCATCTTCTGCATAAGAGAAGAGATAAACTGATCCATTTTAGCGTCCTTCGTCGTCTGTGCCCTTGCACCAGATACTGTCACTACAAGTAAAAACAAACTCGCTTTAAAAAACTTCATTCTATTAAATTTTACTCTTAATTAATTTATTTCTATCACTTTGCCCCGGTTAGAGACCCCGTTTTCATTAAACGCTTCGATCGAAAAATAATATTTCTGATCAACCGACAAGCTCTTCAGATCTAACATATTATTATCATATGCCATCCACGAATTATATAGTTTATCGGGAGCTATTCCCCAAAGAATGTTATATCCCTGCGCATTCGACTGTTTACTCCAGGTTATTACAGCATCACGGCGGTCGGCTTTTCGCTTCACCGAAAAATTGGCGACCTTCCCGGGTGCTTTACCCTGGCCTTGTCCAAAAACACGGATGCCCGAAATAGCCAGGTTCGGCGTAGGAACATGGATGTTTTTATACCGTATATACCTTAGCGTTTGAGGTTCTGCGAGTTCAATATAGTCATTGGGAACGTCTTTATAACTATCTGACCTATCGACAACAGTCTTCCAGCTTTTCCCGTCAGACGATCCCTCGATCACATACCTGTGATAAAGTCCTCCAACCCTTCCGTACAAATCAGACTTATAATCATGGTAATTTAGCTGGACGGCAAAAACCTTTCCCGGCTTTTGAAGATCGATTTCAAGCCACTGCTTATCGTCATTTTTTTGCGCTACCCAAAATGTTCTGATACTTTCATCGGTAATGTAGTGAGGCTTAAACTCAGCGAGGGATGAAGATGCCCTAACTGGTTTTTTATATGACAACAACATCCAGCCTGTAAATTCACCCCCTTTACCAGCAACCGCAGGCGCATAATGGGGATAATCGCCAAAGGCGGTATTCGAATACATAAGACCGTCCTGGTCGAAGTAGGCAGGGAACATGCAGAGCCTTCGCTCCCAGTTCACATTTACCGAAACCGACATAGAAGCGAAATGCCAGTATCGGTTCGCCGGACCCAAAACGGTACTTCCATGGCCCGCTCCGTTAGCAAATCCGCCAGGCTTATAGAACACCGGATTGTTAGGTGCGTATTTATAAGGGCCTAGCGGCGAGCGACTCGTATAAACTCCATCGCCATATACATTAAATTCCGTCCCCGGCGCAGCGTACTGCATGTAATATATATTATTATGTTTGGTAAGCCATGCACCCTCCATATATCCTTTCAGAACGGTGTCTGCATGATTTTCACCAAAGCGCTCCCAGCCATGTTTGTCCCCGTCGAGCTTAAACAGTTCTACGGTTTCGCCAACAGGGCGGAAGTTCTTTTCGCGATCAAGCTTCTTTGCTCTTATGGGATATGTATTAGATGAGCCCCAGAACATATAGGCCTGTCCGTCGTCGTCAATAAAGAGGTCCGGATCCTGAAGATCGGTAAGGATATATGGGAGAGGTTTCCAATCGCCTTTTTTGGGATTATCCGTATAAAGAACGCTCATAGATCCCGAAGGATCGCCGGTAACGTATAAAACCGAATCTTTATAGTTATGAGCAGCAGGAGCATTCGAGCCCTGAAAGTACCATTTCTCAGGGCTTATAAAATTCCAGTTTAGAAGATCTGTTGAATGCCAGTATCCCATAGAGCGGGTTACGAACATATAATATTCACCCTTAAATTTCACCACAGCAGGGTCTGCCCCCGAGCGGTAAGATATATCTCTGGCAGCGTCGTAAATGGCATACGTATAATCAACATTGAGTGGATTACAGTAGGTGCTCATCTGAGTAGTCTGCGCACGGCTAAGCGAACTAGAGCAAACAAGCACCCATAAAATAGATAGTACTTTCATTGGTTTGCAGATGTTCGTTAATAGTTCCATATCGTCAGCTCGCTTTAATGGTCAAATTCAAAACCTAGCTTCTTAAGTCCGCTTTGCACTTCGGAGCTCGACATAAACAACTTCCAGAGCAAACCCGACCGTCCATTCTCAATCATCACCACTTCTGGTCCCTGATCAATTGCCAGATATCGTTGCGGATACCAGTTGTCTGTTTCGCTATACGCATCATAAAAACCATACTTTCCGAATATCTTATCACCAAGATCTTCATAAAGGTGACGTATTACCTGCATGGAATATTCAGGCGTATAGGGATATGAGGACAATGCCGCTGTCGGCGAAATAACTCCCCGGTCATCACCAGGCTGATGCCCTGCATAACCATCTACTGAATAACTTGAAGTCATGCCCCATGCATTTTCTCCATAGCCTTTGAATCCTTTCGGATTCTTTATAGCATACTCGCGATTAATCAGCGTATGGTTTTTATTCAGCAGCCAATAATCGGCGTAACGATCCCTTAGTCCCTTCGGATTTAAGCCGAGGTAAGAGTAGTGCGCCCAGAAAAGAGGGCCCACGCTGCCCGGAGCGCCGTTATGCGACAGAACGACCTTATACCCAAACTGCTCTGCATCCGACTTAATGGCACCGTTCTTAGCCCAGCCCTGATGATACACTTCAGCCGGTACTCCGTGAGTGGGTGAAGATGCCGCGAGCACGTACATTATCAGGCACTCATTATAACCAGTTACCGGGAAGTTCATTTCCCAATTATATTGGGGGCTCCAGTGCCAGTACAGAACATTCTGATTACCCTTACGATACCAGTTCCAGTCTATTCCTTTCCAAAGCATATCAGCCTTTTCAGCCAGTTTCCGTTCCTGTTCATTTCCATCTTTAAAATACTGTCTGACACAAATCAGGCTCTGAGCCATGAATGCAGTTTCCACCAGATCACCGCCGTTATCCTTTTTACCGAAAGGCTTCACTTTCCCGGTCGGACCGTGTAGCCAGTGAGGCCAGGCACCATGGAAACGATCGGCTTTCTCCAAATAATTAACAATCCTGGACAATCTTTCAGCACCCTGATCACGCGTTATGAATTTACGCTCGATACCAACAAGAATAGCCATAACGCCAAAACCTCCGCCG from Arcticibacter tournemirensis includes these protein-coding regions:
- the bglX gene encoding beta-glucosidase BglX; this translates as MKFFKASLFLLVVTVSGARAQTTKDAKMDQFISSLMQKMTLEEKLGQLNLPGAGDITTGQASSSDIAGKIKEGKVGGLFNIKTVEKIRDVQKIAVEKSRLKIPLIFGMDVIHGYQTVFPIPLGLSCSWDMPLIERSARIAATEASADGINWTFSPMTDISRDARWGRASEGSGEDPYLGSQIAKAMVKGYQGDDLSKNNTILSCVKHFALYGAIEAGRDYNTVDMSRLRMYNEYFPPYKAAVEAGAGSVMTSFNEVEGVPASANKWLMTEVLRNQWGFNGMVVTDYTAINEMIDHGLGDLKAVSALALAAGVDMDMVGEGFLTTLKQSLQEGKITQQEIDMACRRILEAKYKLGLFQDPYRYCNVKRSKTEIFTPAFRKEARATAAQSFVLLKNDNNVLPVKKNGTIALVGPLADATENMTGTWSVAADFSKSVSLLKGLTNAAGKQAKVLYAKGSNLTADSVLEANSTMFGKSLRRDNRPADVIRREALEIARQSDVIVAALGESAEMSGESSSRTDIGIPQVQTELLAELLKTGKPVVLVLFTGRPLTLKWESENVPAILNVWFGGSEAGDAIADVLFGDVNPSGKLTMTFPIDVGQVPIFYNHKNTGRPLAEGKWFTKFRSNYLDVPNDPLYPFGFGLSYTKFDYSDVKLSSTSLKAGQEITASVTVTNTGSKEGKEVVQLYIRDMVGSITRPVKELKGFKKINLKAGESQEVTFKITEEELKFYNNDLKFVAEPGDFKVFIGTNSRDVKEADFKLQ
- a CDS encoding RNA polymerase sigma factor: MDNPVLLNKVIEGDIEAYSLLYKEYYRKLYNYGRKFSHDTALVEDCIQEIFFDLWSRRDKLKRIDSLNSYLYSAFRYTLIKRLKEQQRLSLREEHEEDATFEFSVENVIIEQEQNAEDHKSLKEACKFLTPRQYEAIFLRYYEKLSYQEVADILKISVKATYKIMARSISTLKDNIKLLLFLC
- a CDS encoding prolyl oligopeptidase family serine peptidase, which encodes MKLKLFLLSLIILVSASLEAQDLKKYERSTFVSKNDTLPYRILFPEDFDSSKKYPVLFFLHGRGESGDNNESQLTHGGRLFLKKDIRKNYPAIIIFPQCPKDSYWANVDISTDSTGKRSFDFQKGGEPTKAMHALLGLVERMLEKPYADKQQIYVGGLSMGGMGTFELLRRKPEVFAAAFAICGGDNVKNVKKYRKIPLWIFHGAKDDIVDPQFSERIVEELHKKGNDVKFTVYPEANHNSWDSALAEPDLLPWLFSNIKD
- a CDS encoding family 43 glycosylhydrolase, which encodes MKVLSILWVLVCSSSLSRAQTTQMSTYCNPLNVDYTYAIYDAARDISYRSGADPAVVKFKGEYYMFVTRSMGYWHSTDLLNWNFISPEKWYFQGSNAPAAHNYKDSVLYVTGDPSGSMSVLYTDNPKKGDWKPLPYILTDLQDPDLFIDDDGQAYMFWGSSNTYPIRAKKLDREKNFRPVGETVELFKLDGDKHGWERFGENHADTVLKGYMEGAWLTKHNNIYYMQYAAPGTEFNVYGDGVYTSRSPLGPYKYAPNNPVFYKPGGFANGAGHGSTVLGPANRYWHFASMSVSVNVNWERRLCMFPAYFDQDGLMYSNTAFGDYPHYAPAVAGKGGEFTGWMLLSYKKPVRASSSLAEFKPHYITDESIRTFWVAQKNDDKQWLEIDLQKPGKVFAVQLNYHDYKSDLYGRVGGLYHRYVIEGSSDGKSWKTVVDRSDSYKDVPNDYIELAEPQTLRYIRYKNIHVPTPNLAISGIRVFGQGQGKAPGKVANFSVKRKADRRDAVITWSKQSNAQGYNILWGIAPDKLYNSWMAYDNNMLDLKSLSVDQKYYFSIEAFNENGVSNRGKVIEIN
- a CDS encoding FecR family protein; the protein is MEKRDLYRKYLHYGEPDFLSDDSFQDWAFNPNPENELFWTEMEQLFPEKKDTIQKALYTLRSIRFKEHIPDEQQVDAAFANHIDSLNKAGLLDYSTSATQPPRQLWYNIRKIAATFIGLLLLSGLYLLLKTREHETIVKTDFGETKQLVLPDGSQVELNANSSIRYEKEWKKGRKREIWLEGEALFKVVHINQDSLNVRPEEYFVVRTAGLKITVLGTVFDVRQRREVTEVVLQKGKVKVSFDRKHLADLILTPGKRIVYSNQNVKEDLVETQNYTAWKEKKLLLINPTIKEIAQYLEDNFGKKIITSDSALNNKMIAGPIPISSLNDALFVISTVSNVDVIRRDSSTILLKRR
- a CDS encoding endonuclease/exonuclease/phosphatase family protein, whose amino-acid sequence is MMTRTFFTSTIVLFLSVLLPFSSPAQKKTTLNIATFNIRLNTASDKENAWPNRKDMVKELIQYHDFDIFGVQEALVVQMSDLSEMSQYSHVGVGRDDGKTGGEFSAIFYKSKKYQVIKSGTFWLSPTPDKPSKGWDAAYIRVCTWAQFRDRANGKEFFMFNTHFDNEGVQARENAAKMILEKIKAISNAKSPVFITGDFNSDPSTTAYGTIVGTFSDSKLVSSAKPYGPEETFNGFKYHTYTTEVTEGRIDFIFVNKNVQVLKYGVLTDSKDLRFPSDHFPIVCKVSF
- a CDS encoding glucoamylase family protein — translated: MKNTHFGILFLAFFFVFNACGENKRPASSEAAPKDSISDDSLLTLVQKQTFNYFWDGAEPVSGLARERIHIDGDYPENDQDVVTIGGGGFGVMAILVGIERKFITRDQGAERLSRIVNYLEKADRFHGAWPHWLHGPTGKVKPFGKKDNGGDLVETAFMAQSLICVRQYFKDGNEQERKLAEKADMLWKGIDWNWYRKGNQNVLYWHWSPQYNWEMNFPVTGYNECLIMYVLAASSPTHGVPAEVYHQGWAKNGAIKSDAEQFGYKVVLSHNGAPGSVGPLFWAHYSYLGLNPKGLRDRYADYWLLNKNHTLINREYAIKNPKGFKGYGENAWGMTSSYSVDGYAGHQPGDDRGVISPTAALSSYPYTPEYSMQVIRHLYEDLGDKIFGKYGFYDAYSETDNWYPQRYLAIDQGPEVVMIENGRSGLLWKLFMSSSEVQSGLKKLGFEFDH
- a CDS encoding carboxypeptidase-like regulatory domain-containing protein; this translates as MFLLFLMIAFNQAYAQRSIPVSEALKKITRIYKAEFAYDPVLLKDKVTSYNLDKLQGKSLEDVLKGVLYPNELVFLYVKPHLYTIVEKSRIKEASPKTTSTEAEAGTGATIKENQLKVSGTVRDEKGIPVAAVTVTEKGTRNATATRENGTFSLTVSDANAVLIFRSVGFNQQEEELVGRSSVDVFLSSENNQLTEVVVTALGIKREEKALGYAVQTVKGNKLQTVKGVDMATSLTGQVAGLVVKNSTEFNATPVLQMRGEDPMLVIDGIPYQNMTLRDIPADDIESINMLKGPTAAALYGSRGAKGAVMITTKKGKSDKISIDVNSNTMMTLGYIAIPKTQTSYGHGLNGKIGNDYVWGPKLDIGNEEKQWNPVTKQEEMMPLVSSGKNNLRNFMQTGFITNNNISLTQGGEKGFFRVGLNQIHNKGQFPNQKLNIYNYTMSGEIKMAEKLTLEGHMGYSRNQAPQVWGGGYGTQGYIYQIMMWTGPDYDIRQYRDYWVTPNVKQNWMYNAWYDNPYLIAYEKLKGVEQNKLNASLIMNYAVSKDLKIMFRNGYDYYKNEESIRNPAGIFSTNGGSLGSNFNFAFNGKGLFGFDQLWGNSINSDLIVNYNKSFAGKWNIDALAGGSIFYFKNREFGARTRNGLSVPGWYSLANAVASTTAGVDAIVNNYGTWAQQINSAYGKMTLSWNNAVYLDVTGRNDWSSTQASNVRSYFYPSVAGSVVVSELMGDLPEWLSMWKVRGSWTVTKKPAEIYENNLSYTTSKLM